GGATGGCGTCGGTCCTAGATATACCTGATCTTCTACAGTGCGTAGATCGCAAGCTATAACCGGTTATGTGGATTTGACCAAAAAATTGCACGCGAGATAACGAACGTGTTACGTATCTATTGATCATGTAGCAGCCTAATAATCGAACAAGAACATCAATGTTTGCCATTAGATGCATTGATGGTTATCGGTACTCACGGGTCTACCGAATAGTGACTTTGACTTGAAACGTGTGTTTATTTTTGGACTGATGCATGGGGCGGTGTGACCGTAATTTGCATGCAGAAATGCTGTTCACAGCAATGCGCTGACCAGGCCAAAGGTGCCGATGAACGCCATCAAGGTAACATGCGCTTCCTTCCGACTGCTCCGCATTGCTACTCCTACACACCGGCTTCGAATCGCATATATCGATACATTGATATTGGTATTGAAACAAATAGTTGATCGGTCGTCGTCTTGGGGAAGGTGTCGCGGGAACTGGGCAATGAATATTGAATTAGCCCTGTGAGTGGTGGAAATAACCGTATATTTATTGCTTGggaattttgccaataacttgAGTGTCACTTAACTTGTTAGAATCTCTTACAAGTGAAGAGTTGAATCGTTTGTTGGAACCATCATATAACCCTTTCAGGACGTATGCGTTGCGTAACGAAAAAGTTGTCCTTAAAAGAATAACTGTATTCTTACTGAAATAAGAATTGACAACATGTTTTACTCCAAGTCTGTGTTATTTGAATAACGTATTTGTCTAAATAGTCCGAGTTGTTTGTGTTTGGGTATGTTTTCCTCATGTGACTTTCATGTGAGCTTCAAATAAAACATTCGACTGCTACACATTATTATAGAAACGATTAATCAGCTTCTAATTTGATCTGTCAATTAGAGAACTCAAGTGATAACGAACGAGAGAAACTAATCCCTATTATGAACAATAAATCTCTCTAGGTGGTAATCAACTAGCGGAAAACAAAGCCATCGATGTAACGTCGCTAGACCAGACGCATCTGGTTTGGTGAATTGCTAATGGGTACTGGACTTTACCGCAAAATAGTGGGATTTGTACACGGTTGTTTCGAGTTTCGAATGAATGTTCGGGGAACTACGAAAATAGGCAGTCACTGTAAAACGGGGAATCTTTGGTAATGCGAGTATCATACCAGATGTcatataataaatatttttttatcaataggTTTAGCAAATTAATGCATTGTTAGTGTGACACTTTGTTTCAAAGGTATGAAAAAGGAAAGTATATTTCAAGTTAGGTATACAAGTTACTGATATTTTTTCGGTTTGAAAAAAAGCCTAGTAGAATCTAAAATTGTCTCTCTAGGTTCCTATGCCAAGCTTACTTCTTTGACTTGATTTGGCGgattgattttttcataaaaagtttctAATTTCCATCAAactttagaaaatttgaaacttgaATTATAGGATGATAAACATTAAAATTATTGATGACTGTTCAAAAAGTGTCACATAGGTAAATGTTTtagaaatctaatatttttacgtttaaattattatttcgaaagtaatttgacaaaataaaataaagttaacACAATTTAAAACATGTGTGTTCTGTATATAGTTGAATAGTCGTTTGAAAAGTGAGAAATTTTCCCTCATGTTTTTTTCTCGCTCGTGGTTATGATAATTTTACTACTTTCGGCTAGTgacaataaaacagttttacagATAAATGCTTCTATGTGTGTTACTTTTGTTGTTAAGTTATTAGAATCACGGACTCTGATGTGATTGAATGCGGTTTGCAGTTCATCCACACGAGGTGTTGTTTTGGTAACTTACAACAACAACGTTTGCAGGGTAGCGACTGAACCGGGAAAAAGCAGGAAATTTGAATCCACCGGTAAATagacgggaaaaccgggaatttgagatggtcacGTGCAAAAAATTGGCACTGTCGTCACATGTTTCTACATTCAACAGAGGATAATGATGTCACAAAATTATTATGTCAGTCCAGGAGTTTGCTGAAaaatttctcctgagattcCTTTTGATAATATGAAGAATACCCAAGTAACcccaagcattataacattgcacgtattttACTGTATATCAACAATATTGATgcgacattgcttttattcgacaaatGTTAAGAGCTGTCAGGCAATAGAGCATTAacgctacattacaaatgtatcattgCCCTAATATTACTTAATGAATTGCTTGGTTGCATTATGAATATTCTTGCATTAGTTCGACTGTGAAAGGGgctttttccacttttaaactactttaacgATAAGCTTATGGCAATGCAGCTGCTTTATATAAACAATGATATAATGcttcatggttacttgggtattctTCTAACTACTTCTTGTAAGATATCGCCATTTATTTTATAAGAAATCAAAaccaaaaagttttcaaaaaatcgttcaaaatatttctctagttttttttttatttttcttcggaCTTCTTAGAATACCTCAATGGAGAGTTACATGAACACGTGTGGAAATTgttctggagtcataatcataaTTCTCCATAAGCGTGACATCCAAATTGGCAAGACTAAGCAGTGCACTTTGCATTAACCCATTCGCATCGATTATCCACAAATTGGCCACAATTCAACACAACAAATTAGCAGTGCGGTAAAGTACATGGCTCTCAATCCGAAAGTTCTTGGTACGAATCTTGCtctagtatattttgttttttttttttttgtgttttcattTTATTGGGTTGACTGATAGAACTTTAAATAGATCATAAATGGATGCACGAGTCATGTTTTTCGAGCAATCAGATACAAAAACATAACGCTTGTGTTgtgttacggcaatctgactcataaTATCATGAGTGCAGCTcctggtgtattttcataagatgaaaacacctTGGGATCATGATGTCAGGGTGCGTAATCATGAGTTTAGGTTTCTCATTTCTACCCGTGCGTTAATATGATTCAAAGTGACCGTTCCGAAGTCAGATCACCATATGGTTCAATAAGGTTAAGGTGATAACATCCTAGTGATGGtctaaaattaaattattataaaataaaatatttaaaaatgagtTCTGCCACGGATTTGTTTTTGGCAACTAAAAATTTCGATcaagttgccaaaaacggaatcccactgtattgcaATTCGACATTTGTAAATTTAAGCAAGTAACTTTCTTTTGAATGCTTTTAAGTGTAACAAAGTATACTTCGCTTCTTTTTTTAACTATTCCCACAACATCGCTAACcatgttttgaaatattttttatctttccTCGCAATAGTggtaacattttttaaatttaaaaaaagtcaatgatttttttatgataataaaaattatgaCACTGTAATCGATCGAGAAGGGTTGgcccattttgaatttgaacaAACATGTTTGGATCTTACAACGACTCCAGATTTTAGAAGCTGAACCCTCTACGTGTGCACTATAGTTAtaataaaatcacatgatttttttcgcagCATAGTTCGAACGCACTTCTGCGAAATTCAACATTGAAGAAGAGAGAAtgaaattttagtgccaaacgcttaagtgtaggctaaaaacacatgtttactcgatttaagtccaaaaaccttttttagattttgtcatacCATTtgacttaaactcaaattttgttttccgtgttccttccgaaatgtcagatgggaacaaccccagtgttaaaactaaaacccctgtggtgtttttgtcgactaagcgaacgtcaaacatgatcaaatgtgTCAAGACTGTCGTTAtatgagcgggaaaaattggtaaagtagttgcagtaacatgctctttcgtgtaattaaataaaaacgagatttcattgaaaattttaggactCAATTGcgcacaaaaatttgaaaaacctaTTTTGATCAAGAATATACACACTAAGCTcgtacggtgaatttcaccgtaatctgaacagctgaacagttcggtgaaataaaacagcgtaatttcgtcgaaattttacggattccggtgatttttcaccgaatactgtaaaaatttaccgtactccgttaatttatttcagctgttgagaatttaaaggaatccgtaaaataatttaagtgtgtaaattGCAAGTTTtaggtttttcaataaatactgTATGGCTCGTACTGAATAAGATGAAGAAAAAATTTCGACGGATCGCAAGCCACAAAGGAAGCGTTGGGCAGTTACTGTGCACCGTCAGCTGTGGATCAAAGTCAGGACCATTGATTCAAGTCCAAACATCTCAGACAGCCATTTAACAAAACAAGTTCTGTGCTGCACTGGATTGCGTGCAATGGATTCGTCTTCGGATATTGAAGCCTCCGATTATACTACGTTTGCAGACAACCAAATATTGAATAAAATTGAGCAAATGTAGCTAGATTCCGTACCGTAAAGCTGTTTGATCAAGTGTTGACtgaattttaggattttttttcagtatagGTGATACCCACCTAATTGACCCTAATTCATCCCATTTTAGAGATTTAAGGCTATGAAGCGGAAGCTCAGAACGAATAAAAATATTGCCATAATATCGATGAACTGTAAACTAAATTGGATgaacttttttaaaaatatggaTGGAAATATGTGCCAAATAATGAACCGTATTCCGGGAAAAGTCCGACCATTTCTTGTAAAAGGGGATGaatattgttttattattttgcctTTGAAGCTTACATGTAATGCAACATATGAGTTAAAACAGatataatttttgttgaattatatccaaattattccaatttgtgtatgttccaattcaaaacatgccacACCTTATCGAAGAAaccatcgagataaggagagatcaatataaaaaacacattttgaaTGACTActtgattgaaaaacactcaaTTACCAAAAAATAATAGACAAACAGAAGTCATTTCATGAttccaaattgttttgaatcaaaTTAAACTGGTCttgtaacctttgataatggaaaCATCGAAGTAAAAgcgaaaatagcgaaaaaatcaacatcaaaatatggagagagaaattgtatgcagaatAAAGGGACCAACagaatcatcgacatagggagagatatcgagatatagaacatcgaaaTGTTGAGAGTCAACTGTATTGAGAATTATCTTGAGTTACTCAAAAGTTgatatttagcgtgacataatttgtgtaccatccctatgtTGAATAATCTCTTTCCTAGTAATGAAAAAATTAGAAAACCAACCAGATCATTCATTTGTCTGCTGCGGGAAAGAGATCAGAAAGAATTTTCTTCTCGTTGCAGAGAACGAATAATGGTGCTTAGGCTTCACAGCCAGGATATGTTTCTGAAATATAGcagttggtacggttgtccccgtttctttcatcaaaaatttgaaaattttcgtcTATCATTTGAATTATCTGCTaaccaaagtctgcacagtggtcctggccattttaatatctGTATCATCATAACACTGATATGCTACAAATATTAATACTGCCAAAACAATACCAGAAACGTTCCGGTTTCGGTAACATATTTCCTCGAAAAATTATGCAGTTAAtaaaggtgcaagaatagtctttagATGATGAACTAGAAAGAAAGATAAGCAAACAaaaagtgatatatttgatCTAGAACCGCCAATTTTATAAAACAGAATACAACTTAAGGAagaacttttcggggaaatggggtATTCGTGTATAAATCATTGAAATTCCGATCATTTGTGACCGTCTGCAGCTTGTCAACCAATTATGCTCAAGAAAATCCTTTGTTATTGTACTACATTGCATATTTAAGTTCCCCTCGTAGTTTATAATTCCCCAAAAGCTACTTAAGCTGTCAACAATAGTACACCTACCTTAAATGAAACGTTTTCTGTGGTTTTTTAATCTCCATATTTGGAGAAATTGctttatttattaaataaaaCTGACTAAGGCTAAATAAGGGATCTCTACAACGTATCAGTAAAGTGATTCCCGAACACAGTCGATGCCATGTGGGTAACTTAGGCTGAGGGCTTCTCTTCTTGCACGACGGTGGTGGTGCCAGAGGCCATCGATTGGCTGTCGTCGGCTGCATCCGTGCAGGATAGCGAGGGGAACTTCTGGTACAGGGCGGCACGGTACTTCGGATGGCTTATGCCATATACAATCGGGTTGTAAACGGCATTGGCCTTGGCGAATAGTGATCCCCAGATGGTAGCCAGTGGGGTAATCGGAGCCGCTTTGAAAATACCGGTGTAGTTGATGATCAGATACGGAGTCCAGGCCATGAACCACAGCGAGATCGTGACCAGGGCAACCTTGGCGAGTTTCATTTCAGTGCTGGTACTCTGAGCCTCCGAGGATCGGAGCGAAGCAACGTtcattttcttcgcttgctcgCGCATGTTCTTCTCGTGAGCAGATACAGCCTGTTTGTACGGAAAATCAAACGAGACGTTAATTTAGGTACGATTATGTTAACTTTCTACGTCAATATTTACCTTAATAATGAAGATATACGAGTAGATGATCAACAATAGTGGTGCGAAGTACACGAAAATCGAGTAAACCAGAATGTATGAGCGGCTGAGCAAGGTATCGGTGAGGTAATCAGTTCCGCATGCGGACATGTTACCCTCTGGGACATATCGATTCCATCCAAAGAATGGGGCGAGTGTCCAGGCGAGCGAAGATCCCCATACGAAGAAGATTCGCAGCAAAGCACCATTGTTGCCCATGGGTTTGGCCGAGAGACCCTTTACGATGACGTTGTAGCGATCGAAGGCAATCATTGTCATGGTCCAAATCGAGACACAGCCGAACAGTGATCCAAACATACCGTACAGTTCACATGCGAACGGGCCCAGAACCCATGTTTCGTGGTAGCAGTTGTACACCATTGGCGGTCCCATCGTAAACATCATCAGGAAATCCGAGAAAGCTAGGTTGACCACTAGCAGATTGGATGGGGTTCGGAGTGTCTTGGTGTTGGTGAAGATGTAGATCACCATGCCATTTCCGATCAAAGAAATGAAACACAG
The sequence above is a segment of the Aedes aegypti strain LVP_AGWG unplaced genomic scaffold, AaegL5.0 Primary Assembly AGWG_AaegL5_hic_scaff_1965_PBJ_arrow, whole genome shotgun sequence genome. Coding sequences within it:
- the LOC110680889 gene encoding opsin-1-like codes for the protein MVALAEPHFQAWIQSAATNVSVVDKVPADMLHMVDAHWYQFPPMNPLWHSLLGFAIFVLCFISLIGNGMVIYIFTNTKTLRTPSNLLVVNLAFSDFLMMFTMGPPMVYNCYHETWVLGPFACELYGMFGSLFGCVSIWTMTMIAFDRYNVIVKGLSAKPMGNNGALLRIFFVWGSSLAWTLAPFFGWNRYVPEGNMSACGTDYLTDTLLSRSYILVYSIFVYFAPLLLIIYSYIFIIKAVSAHEKNMREQAKKMNVASLRSSEAQSTSTEMKLAKVALVTISLWFMAWTPYLIINYTGIFKAAPITPLATIWGSLFAKANAVYNPIVYGISHPKYRAALYQKFPSLSCTDAADDSQSMASGTTTVVQEEKPSA